Proteins encoded within one genomic window of Suricata suricatta isolate VVHF042 chromosome 17, meerkat_22Aug2017_6uvM2_HiC, whole genome shotgun sequence:
- the DUSP14 gene encoding dual specificity protein phosphatase 14: MGSRGHSTLPRTLMAPRMISEGDIGGIAQITSSLFLGRGSVASNRHLLQARGITCIVNATIEIPNFNWPQFEYVKVPLADMPHAPIGLYFDTVADKIHSVSRKHGATLVHCAAGVSRSATLCIAYLMKFHSVCLLEAYNWVKARRPVIRPNVGFWRQLIDYERQLFGKSTVKMVQTPYGIVPDVYEKESRHLMPYWGI; this comes from the coding sequence ATGGGCTCCAGAGGTCACAGCACGCTCCCACGGACTCTCATGGCCCCTCGGATGATTTCTGAGGGAGACATAGGAGGCATCGCTCAAAttacctcctctctctttctgggcaGAGGCAGTGTGGCCTCCAACCGGCACCTCCTTCAGGCTCGTGGCATCACCTGCATCGTTAATGCTACCATTGAGATCCCCAATTTCAACTGGCCCCAATTTGAATATGTTAAAGTGCCTCTGGCTGACATGCCCCATGCCCCCATTGGACTGTACTTTGACACTGTGGCTGACAAGAtccacagtgtgagcaggaagcATGGGGCCACGTTGGTGCACTGTGCCGCGGGGGTGAGCCGCTCGGCCACTCTCTGCATCGCTTACCTGATGAAATTCCACAGTGTGTGCCTGCTGGAGGCGTACAACTGGGTAAAAGCCCGTAGGCCCGTCATCAGGCCCAACGTAGGTTTCTGGAGGCAGCTGATAGACTACGAGCGCCAGCTCTTTGGGAAGTCGACAGTTAAAATGGTACAGACACCTTATGGCATAGTTCCAGACGTTTATGAGAAAGAGTCCCGACACCTGATGCCTTACTGGGGGATATAA